The following coding sequences are from one Musa acuminata AAA Group cultivar baxijiao chromosome BXJ1-6, Cavendish_Baxijiao_AAA, whole genome shotgun sequence window:
- the LOC103987212 gene encoding endoglucanase 9-like, protein MAFTATMLSWSVLEYGKRMGGEVGNARAAIRWATDYLLKAATQTPGKLYVGVGDPDADHRCWERPEDMDTPRAVYSVSKTNPGSDVAGETAAALAAASLVFRVTDRAYSRRLLAVAKTVMVFAMKYQGKYSDYLGSVVCPFYCSYSGYQDELLWGASWLFRATNDAFYLNYLKSLGANDNTDFFSWDNKFAGARVLLSRRVHVDNNMSFVQFQQQAEDFMCRILPNNPSSTTQYTPGGLMYKQSSANLQYATSISFLLFTYSKYIASSKHSFTCGNLLFTASSLRSLAKKQVDYILGENPLKMSYMVGFGARFPQKIHHRAASLPSLATYPGHVGCQAGFQYLDSSSPNPNILTGAVVGGPDQIDAFTDDRKDFSHAEPATYINAPLVGSLAYLVGSYGNG, encoded by the exons ATGGCCTTCACGGCCACCATGCTGTCGTGGAGCGTGCTGGAGTACGGGAAGCGCATGGGAGGCGAGGTGGGGAATGCGAGGGCCGCCATCCGCTGGGCCACCGACTACCTGCTGAAGGCCGCCACCCAGACGCCGGGCAAGCTCTACGTCGGCGTCGGAGACCCCGACGCCGACCACCGGTGCTGGGAGCGCCCCGAGGACATGGACACGCCGAGGGCGGTGTACTCGGTGTCCAAGACCAACCCGGGGTCGGACGTGGCGGGGGAGACCGCGGCGGCGCTGGCCGCGGCCTCGCTGGTGTTTCGGGTGACCGACCGCGCCTACTCGAGGCGGCTGCTGGCCGTGGCCAAGACCGTGATGGTCTTCGCCATGAAGTACCAGGGCAAGTACAGTGACTATCTTGGAAGCGTCGTGTGCCCGTTCTACTGCTCCTACTCGGGCTATCAG GATGAACTACTATGGGGTGCTTCATGGCTATTCAGAGCAACCAATGATGCCTTCTACCTCAACTATCTTAAATCTCTAGGAGCAAATGACAACACTGACTTCTTCAGCTGGGATAACAAATTTGCAGGAGCTCGAGTTCTTCTATCCAGG AGAGTACATGTAGACAACAACATGTCTTTCGTACAGTTTCAGCAGCAAGCTGAGGACTTCATGTGCCGAATTCTCCCCAACAATCCTTCCTCGACAACACAGTATACTCCAG GAGGACTGATGTACAAGCAGAGCTCTGCTAATCTCCAGTATGCTACCTCCATTTCCTTCTTGCTCTTCACCTACTCCAAGTACATTGCTTCCTCCAAGCACAGTTTCACCTGTGGCAACCTCTTGTTCACTGCAAGTTCCCTGAGATCTCTTGCCAAGAAACAG GTGGACTACATTCTCGGAGAGAACCCTTTAAAGATGTCATACATGGTAGGGTTTGGTGCAAGATTCCCACAGAAGATACACCACAGAGCCGCCTCCCTGCCCTCCCTGGCCACCTACCCTGGTCACGTTGGTTGCCAAGCCGGTTTCCAGTACTTGGACTCCAGCAGCCCTAACCCTAACATCTTAACTGGAGCTGTGGTTGGTGGCCCCGATCAGATTGATGCATTTACAGATGATCGGAAGGACTTCAGTCATGCTGAGCCGGCCACCTACATCAATGCTCCCCTTGTTGGTTCTCTTGCTTACTTGGTTGGGAGCTATGGCAATGGTTAA
- the LOC135675946 gene encoding cytochrome P450 94C1-like — MAAATAVAVAVMTTNHLAFLFFTFAVGFVLFSALLLLLRKRPWCSCHVCEAYLSSSWAAEFDNLCDWYAHLLRESPTGTIHIHVLGNTVTANPANVEYMLRTRFDNFPKGKPFSALLGDLLGQGIFNVDGDAWRFQRKMASLALGSVAVRSYAFGIVSDEIRRCLLPLLSSVADRGDGVVDLQDVFRKFAFDTICKISFGLDRGCLELSMPMSEFAAAFDTASRLSARRGTATAPVVWKLKRLLNVGSERELKRAIRMINMLAEEVIRQRRKQGFASSHDLLSRFMGSVEEEDKYLRDIVISFLLAGRDAVASGLTSFFLLLSRHADVAAAMRDEIASVTKGDGDDVVSYERLKEMHYVHAAIYESMRLFPPVQFDSKFCLEDDVLPDGTFVSRNTRVTYHPYAMGRMESIWGPDWGEFKPERWLRRGVFTPESLFKYPVFQAGQRVCLGKELAMVEMKTVIVSMVTKFDFKVLQGGRTIKFVPGLTATISGGVPARVTRCVSRRLP, encoded by the coding sequence ATGGCAGCAGcaacggcggtggcggtggctgtGATGACGACCAACCACCTCGCATTCCTCTTCTTCACCTTCGCCGTGGGCTTCGTTTTGTTTTcggcgctgctgctgctgctgaggaAGCGCCCATGGTGCAGCTGTCATGTTTGCGAGGCCTACCTGAGCTCCTCCTGGGCCGCCGAGTTCGACAATCTCTGCGACTGGTACGCGCACCTCCTCCGGGAATCGCCCACTGGTACCATCCACATCCACGTGCTGGGGAACACCGTCACCGCCAACCCGGCCAACGTGGAGTACATGCTCCGCACCCGGTTCGACAACTTCCCCAAGGGCAAGCCCTTCTCCGCCCTCCTCGGCGACCTCCTCGGCCAGGGGATCTTCAACGTCGACGGCGACGCGTGGCGGTTCCAGCGCAAGATGGCCAGCCTCGCGCTCGGCAGCGTCGCCGTGAGGTCCTACGCCTTCGGCATCGTGTCGGACGAGATCCGCCGCTGCCTGCTCCCGCTCCTCTCCTCTGTTGCTGACCGAGGGGACGGCGTCGTGGACCTCCAGGACGTGTTCCGGAAGTTCGCGTTCGACACCATATGCAAGATCTCCTTCGGCCTCGACCGCGGCTGCCTCGAGCTGTCGATGCCCATGTCGGAGTTCGCGGCCGCCTTCGACACCGCCTCGAGGCTGTCGGCGCGTAGGGGTACCGCGACGGCGCCGGTGGTTTGGAAGCTGAAGCGGCTGCTCAACGTGGGGTCGGAGAGAGAGCTGAAGCGGGCGATCCGAATGATCAACATGCTGGCGGAGGAGGTCATACGACAGCGCCGGAAGCAGGGATTCGCTTCCAGCCACGACCTCCTCTCCCGCTTCATGGgctcggtggaggaggaggacaagTACCTCCGCGACATCGTCATCAGCTTCCTCCTAGCCGGCCGCGACGCGGTCGCCTCCGGCCTCACcagcttcttcctcctcctctcgcgGCACGCGGACGTCGCGGCGGCGATGCGCGACGAGATCGCCAGCGTCACCAAGGGCGACGGGGACGACGTGGTGAGCTACGAGCGGCTGAAGGAGATGCACTACGTGCACGCGGCGATCTACGAGAGCATGCGCCTGTTCCCGCCGGTCCAGTTCGACTCCAAGTTCTGCCTCGAGGACGACGTGCTCCCGGACGGCACCTTCGTGAGCAGGAACACGAGGGTGACCTACCACCCTTACGCCATGGGGAGAATGGAGAGCATATGGGGGCCGGATTGGGGGGAGTTCAAGCCGGAGCGGTGGCTCCGCCGCGGAGTGTTCACCCCGGAGAGCCTGTTCAAGTACCCGGTGTTCCAGGCAGGGCAGAGGGTGTGCCTGGGGAAGGAGctggcgatggtggagatgaagaCCGTCATCGTCTCCATGGTCACCAAATTCGACTTCAAGGTACTTCAAGGCGGCCGGACGATCAAGTTTGTGCCAGGGCTGACGGCGACCATCAGCGGGGGAGTGCCAGCTCGGGTGACCCGGTGCGTGTCTCGCCGCCTCCCATAG
- the LOC103987211 gene encoding uncharacterized protein LOC103987211: MDSPSRSHLFGDSTHKTLLGFLLFLSLAPSFAETQISDELTAYQMLEKYDFPKGILPQGAQSYVLNRDGSFEVYLSGDCEFEVTGGYLLQYKRRITGTVGMGSLTNLRGVRVKVLLLWFGINEVVRSGNELKFYVGPLSASFGLSNFEECPSCRCGFDCADAMVSDS, translated from the coding sequence ATGGATTCACCTTcaagatcccacctttttggtgaTTCAACTCACAAAACCTTGTTGGGATTCCTCCTGTTCCTGTCCCTGGCCCCATCATTTGCAGAGACCCAGATTTCCGACGAGCTGACCGCCTACCAGATGCTGGAGAAGTATGATTTCCCCAAAGGGATCCTCCCACAGGGCGCGCAGAGCTACGTCCTGAACCGAGACGGGAGCTTTGAGGTGTATCTCAGCGGCGACTGCGAGTTCGAGGTCACCGGGGGCTACTTGTTGCAATACAAGAGAAGAATCACCGGCACGGTGGGCATGGGGTCGTTGACCAACTTGCGAGGCGTCAGGGTGAAGGTCCTCCTTCTGTGGTTCGGAATCAATGAGGTGGTGAGGAGCGGCaacgagctcaagttctacgtcggCCCGCTGTCGGCGTCCTTCGGCTTGTCCAACTTCGAGGAGTGTCCCAGCTGCCGCTGCGGCTTCGACTGCGCCGACGCCATGGTCTCTGATTCTTAG
- the LOC135677672 gene encoding uncharacterized protein LOC135677672 has protein sequence MARAQLALLVVCSLVLALTVAGQRPPKYRKLVRCNSPQLYRKCKGFMYCPARCPRSCYVDCATCKPMCVCNAPGAVCGDPRFIGGDGITFYFHGRKNQDFCLFSDSGLHINAHFIGKRDPTMTRDFTWVQAIALLLDDHRLYVGAQKTAAWDDAVDRLMITFDGQRVQIPTKEGAKWQPSSARAVSIVRTSTANAVTVEVEGKLKITLNAVPITEEESRVHSYGVTKDDCIAHLELGFKFYSPSPDVHGVLGQTYREDYVSRVDVTKKMPVMGGADKFFVSDMFSADCAVSSFDREAGGIAMAVEHEDVKCSSGMGGRGIVCKK, from the exons ATGGCACGAGCGCAGCTGGCTCTGCTTGTGGTCTGCTCTCTCGTCCTCGCCCTGACCGTCGCCGGTCAGAGGCCTCCCAAGTACCGCAAGCTGGTGAGGTGCAACTCCCCGCAACTCTACCGGAAGTGCAAGGGCTTCATGTACTGCCCCGCCCGTTGCCCTCGCTCGTGCTACGTCGACTGCGCAACCTGCAAGCCGATGTGCG TTTGTAACGCTCCCGGCGCGGTGTGCGGCGACCCGCGCTTCATCGGCGGCGACGGCATCACCTTCTACTTCCACGGCAGGAAGAACCAGGACTTCTGCCTGTTCTCCGACTCCGGCCTCCACATCAACGCCCACTTCATCGGAAAGCGAGACCCGACCATGACCAGGGACTTCACCTGGGTCCAGGCCATCGCCCTCCTCTTGGACGACCACCGCCTCTACGTCGGAGCTCAAAAGACTGCCGCATGGGATGACGCGGTCGACCGCCTCATGATCACATTCGACGGCCAGCGAGTGCAGATCCCGACTAAGGAAGGCGCCAAATGGCAGCCATCTTCCGCCCGGGCCGTGTCCATCGTCCGAACGAGCACCGCGAACGCGGTCACGGTCGAGGTGGAAGGCAAGCTCAAGATCACCCTCAACGCGGTGCCGATCACGGAGGAAGAATCCAGGGTGCACAGCTACGGGGTGACCAAGGACGACTGCATCGCCCACTTGGAGCTGGGCTTCAAGTTCTACTCCCCCAGCCCCGACGTGCATGGGGTGCTCGGTCAGACCTACAGGGAGGACTACGTGAGCCGGGTGGACGTGACCAAGAAGATGCCAGTGATGGGAGGCGCAGACAAGTTCTTTGTCTCCGATATGTTCTCCGCCGACTGCGCCGTGTCAAGCTTCGACCGCGAAGCAGGCGGCATCGCCATGGCCGTGGAGCACGAGGACGTCAAGTGCAGCAGCGGCATGGGCGGCCGTGGCATCGTCTGCAAGAAATAA
- the LOC103987217 gene encoding large ribosomal subunit protein P2A-like: MKVIAAYLLAVLGGNISPTGDDLKSILESVGADVDEKKIELLLSQVHGNDLTELIATGRDKIASVPCGGGGAVAVAAIAGGGGGASAAPAVAEPKKEEKVEEKEESDDDMGFSLFD, translated from the exons ATGAAGGTCATTGCTGCTTATTTACTTGCTGTCCTTGGTGGAAACATTAGTCCTACTGGTGATGACTTGAAGTCTATTTTGGAATCAG TTGGTGCTGATGTTGATGAAAAAAAGATTGAGCTTCTCTTGTCCCAAGTCCATGGTAATGACTTGACGGAACTTATTGCTACTGGGAGAGACAAGATCGCCTCAGTGCCTTGTGGTGGTGGCGGTGCTGTTGCAGTTGCTGCAATtgctggaggtggtggtggtgcttcTGCAGCCCCTGCAGTTGCTGAACCAAAGAAAGAGGAAAAggtagaagagaaggaagaatcaGATGAT GACATGGGCTTTAGCTTGTTCGACTGA
- the LOC135677673 gene encoding copper transport protein ATX1-like, which produces MSSGSPKSPTESVDFCVASEISSPFAPMAETVVLKVGMSCEGCVGAVKRVLTKMEGVESFDVDLKEQKVTVKGNVKPEAVLQTVSKTGKKTSFWEAEPETKESTSSADTNTA; this is translated from the exons ATGTCCTCGGGAAGCCCGAAGTCTCCGACCGAATCCGTGGACTTCTGCGTCGCCTCAGAGATCTCCTCCCCCTTTGCGCCCATGGCCGAG ACTGTTGTGCTCAAGGTTGGTATGTCATGTGAAGGTTGCGTTGGGGCTGTTAAAAGAGTTCTCACCAAAATGGAAG GTGTTGAATCCTTCGATGTGGATCTGAAGGAGCAGAAAGTGACCGTCAAAGGCAACGTAAAACCGGAAGCTGTTCTTCAAACTGTTTCAAAAACAGGCAAAAAGACTTCCTTTTGGGAAGCTGAACCTGAAACCAAGGAATCTACTTCCTCTGCCGATACCAACACTGCATGA
- the LOC135675944 gene encoding putative 12-oxophytodienoate reductase 11: MAALPLLSPYKMGKFDLSHRIVLAPLTRSRSYGNVPQPIAVLYYSQRTSNGGFLIAEATGVSDTAQGLPHTPGIWTREQVEAWKPIVNAVHAKGGVFFCQLWHCGRFSKPEYQPNGEDPVSSTDKAAPPYVYDNGYVDEFSPPRRLRTDEIPGIVNDFRVAARNAVEAGFDGVEIHGAHGFLIEQFLKDSVNDRDDEYGGSLDRRCRFALEVVAAVADEIGADRVGVRLSPFADYGGCRDSDPEALALHLIRQLNQHGVLYCHMVEPEMTVVDGRLRIPHRLLPMRQAFKGTFIVAGGYDREEGNRVVADGYTDLVAYGRLFLANPDLPKRFELDAQLNKYERLTFYTHDPVVGYTDYSFLESSASSMR, encoded by the exons ATGGCAGCCCTTCCTCTTCTGAGCCCTTACAAGATGGGAAAGTTTGATCTGTCTCACAG GATTGTCTTAGCACCTCTCACAAGATCAAGATCTTACGGCAATGTTCCCCAGCCGATTGCAGTCCTGTACTACTCTCAGAGGACCAGCAATGGTGGATTCTTGATCGCTGAAGCCACCGGGGTCTCAGACACTGCTCAAGG ATTACCGCACACCCCTGGAATCTGGACGAGGGAGCAGGTGGAGGCATGGAAGCCGATTGTGAATGCCGTGCATGCCAAGGGTGGTGTCttcttctgccaactctggcactGCGGCAGGTTCTCCAAACCTG AGTACCAGCCTAATGGAGAAGATCCTGTGTCGAGCACCGACAAGGCGGCGCCTCCGTACGTGTACGACAACGGCTACGTCGATGAGTTCTCTCCCCCCAGGCGACTGAGAACGGATGAGATCCCTGGAATCGTCAACGACTTCAGAGTCGCCGCAAGGAACGCCGTCGAAGCTG GCTTCGACGGAGTAGAGATCCACGGCGCCCATGGATTCCTCATCGAACAATTCTTGAAGGACAGCGTGAACGACCGAGACGACGAGTACGGCGGGAGCTTGGACCGGCGCTGCCGCTTCGCCTTGGAGGTGGTGGCGGCCGTCGCCGACGAGATAGGGGCCGACAGGGTCGGGGTACGCCTCTCGCCCTTCGCCGACTACGGGGGGTGCAGGGACTCCGACCCGGAGGCGCTTGCCCTGCACCTGATCCGACAGCTGAACCAGCACGGCGTTCTCTACTGCCACATGGTGGAGCCGGAGATGACCGTCGTCGACGGCCGGCTGCGAATCCCCCACCGCCTCCTTCCCATGAGGCAGGCGTTCAAGGGAACCTTCATCGTCGCTGGAGGATACGACCGCGAGGAGGGCAACAGAGTCGTTGCCGACGGGTACACGGATCTGGTGGCCTACGGTCGGCTGTTCTTGGCCAACCCCGACCTGCCCAAGCGATTCGAGCTGGACGCGCAGCTGAACAAGTACGAAAGGCTCACCTTCTACACTCACGATCCTGTCGTCGGGTACACCGACTACTCGTTTCTTGAATCATCCGCCTCAAGCATGCGTTGA
- the LOC135675943 gene encoding probable serine/threonine-protein kinase At1g54610, producing MGCLCSKGIDLDEDGVAEESKSSSRLVTLPKKDEVVAAIINVALSGSHGSSRFLSKTPDDADSTSLSSSDDEEKKADTVADRVTKVGAHQRRATVDVGARRDGSEVIGVANNSGDDMGIVDVPDGITGEYVAAGWPSWLATVAGEAIKGWLPRRGDSFEKLDKIGEGTYSHVFRARDLETGKIVALKKVRFVNMDPESVRFMAREIHILRKLDHPNVIKLEGIVTSRMSCNLYLVFEYMEHDLAGLLARSGPRFTQPQVKCYMRQLLEGLAHCHGRGVLHRDIKGSNLLIDNNGMLRIADFGLATLFNPDQNQQLTSRVVTLWYRPPELLLGATEYDAAVDLWSSGCILAELFAGKPIMPGRTEVEQLHKIFKLCGSPSDEYWEKSKLPHATIFKPQNQYRRCFAETFKDFPPSALSLLDSLLAIEPANRGTAASALESEFFLTKPFACDPSNLPKYPPSKEYDAKLQDEARRQRAEVARGRGCESVRPGRIDSKAMAASGANAELQTRQVQANPKSISEKYDPQDETGSGFPIEPAVETARNGLSHTGMHPRALEPSWTRKPNQEQLRQVPSRTSSSVWVPNGPHLKPQMSCRPQPGAADFSDISGSLAARNAAKSRRNRLDVAEPAQKHALDRKDDPVGIKDPAPGYGTRIKRIHYSGPLMPPGGNIEDMLKEHERQIQQAVRKSRIDKVKANF from the exons ATGGGCTGCCTTTGTTCCAAAGGTATCGACCTTGATGAGGATGGCGTGGCAGAGGAAAGCAAGTCCTCGAGTCGTCTCGTCACACTTCCGAAGAAAGACGAGGTCGTGGCTGCCATCATCAATGTCGCACTCAGCGGAAGCCATGGCAGTTCAAGATTCTTGTCTAAGACACCGGACGATGCAGACTCCACCTCGTTGTCATCGTCCGATGATGAAGAGAAGAAAGCAGACACAGTCGCTGACAGGGTGACGAAAGTTGGGGCGCATCAGAGACGGGCTACGGTGGATGTCGGGGCACGTAGAGATGGTTCTGAAGTTATCGGTGTTGCCAATAACTCAGGAGACGATATGGGAATCGTGGATGTGCCCGATGGTATTACAGGAGAGTATGTTGCAGCAGGGTGGCCTTCTTGGCTTGCGACGGTGGCCGGAGAAGCAATCAAGGGGTGGTTGCCTAGGAGAGGAGATTCATTTGAGAAACTAGACAAG ATTGGAGAAGGAACTTATAGTCATGTTTTCAGAGCCCGCGATCTTGAGACCGGTAAAATCGTTGCGCTCAAGAAAGTGCGATTTGTTAATATGGACCCTGAAAGCGTCCGCTTTATGGCAAGGGAAATCCATATTCTTCGTAAACTCGATCACCCAAATGTTATAAAGCTTGAAGGTATAGTTACATCACGGATGTCATGCAACCTGTATCTTGTCTTTGAGTACATGGAGCATGATCTTGCTGGACTTTTAGCTAGGTCAGGTCCCAGGTTTACTCAACCACAG GTTAAGTGCTATATGAGACAGCTGCTTGAAGGGCTTGCTCACTGTCATGGTCGCGGGGTTTTGCATCGAGACATTAAGGGTTCAAATCTGTTGATAGACAACAATGGCATGCTCAGAATAGCAGATTTTGGCCTCGCAACACTGTTCAATCCTGACCAGAATCAGCAGCTAACAAGTCGTGTGGTGACCTTGTGGTATAGGCCTCCTGAGCTTTTGCTTGGTGCTACAGAGTATGACGCTGCCGTTGATTTATGGAGCTCTGGTTGCATTCTTGCAGAATTGTTTGCCGGGAAACCAATCATGCCTGGAAGAACTGAG GTGGAACAACTGCACAAGATATTTAAACTCTGCGGTTCACCATCAGATGAGTACTGGGAGAAATCAAAGCTGCCACATGCAACCATATTCAAACCTCAGAATCAGTATAGACGCTGCTTTGCTGAGACATTCAAGGATTTCCCACCTTCAGCTTTATCTCTCTTGGATTCTCTTCTTGCTATAGAACCAGCAAACCGAGGAACTGCAGCATCAGCCCTCGAGAGTGAA TTCTTCTTGACAAAGCCATTTGCCTGCGACCCTTCAAATTTGCCAAAATATCCACCAAGCAAGGAGTATGATGCTAAACTTCAGGATGAGGCTAGGAG GCAAAGAGCAGAAGTTGCCAGGGGACGTGGATGTGAATCTGTCAGACCGGGAAGAATAGATTCCAAAGCAATGGCAGCATCAGGTGCCAATGCAGAACTGCAG ACGCGGCAGGTGCAGGCAAATCCCAAAAGCATCAGCGAGAAGTACGACCCACAAGATGAAACTGGGTCTGGATTCCCCATCGAGCCTGCTGTAGAAACGGCAAGAAATGGCCTCTCTCATACCGGCATGCACCCTAGAGCACTTGAACCCTCATGGACCAGGAAACCGAACCAGGAACAGCTCCGGCAAGTCCCCAGCCGCACATCCAGCTCGGTGTGGGTGCCGAACGGCCCTCACCTGAAGCCACAGATGTCATGCAGGCCTCAGCCCGGTGCTGCAGACTTCTCCGACATCTCCGGCTCGCTCGCCGCAAGAAACGCTGCAAAGTCCCGACGTAATCGCCTCGACGTGGCTGAGCCCGCCCAGAAGCACGCGCTCGATAGGAAAGACGACCCAGTAGGCATCAAAGATCCGGCACCA GGTTACGGCACCAGAATCAAACGGATCCACTACTCGGGTCCGTTGATGCCCCCAGGTGGGAACATCGAAGACATGCTCAAGGAACACGAGAGGCAGATCCAGCAAGCGGTCCGCAAGTCCCGCATCGACAAAGTCAAGGCCAACTTCTGA